The genomic DNA ACTCTATATTaagggtttttttattttataataaaataattaaaaattttcacaTATGATAATTTGAGTGGTTGTTGGTAAGACCAAGAGTCAGatagaaagttgaaattttattatagAGAGTAGAAAAGAatagtttaaatataatttgggGCGAATAAGAAATTGATTGGGTTCATAGCCCTGTGGCTAAGCGAGCTATGTTAGGGTCTTCAGTCACATTAGGTTCTGGGTTCGAGTCGCAAAGAAAGCACcatttttcagaaaaaataGGAAGCCTTGTGCGCTTGTGCACGGGCGTGAGCCTCACACCGTGTTGCATGTGGGCTTTGTGGTTGGGCAATGCGAGCGCTTGTTCCATACTCGCCTTAGCCATTGGGCACCAGACACCCTCTATTGATATTGTTACACCTGTTATTAGCAATGGAAATTAATAGCAACAGATGATAAATTTTTTGGTGcgaaaagttatttttttctataatgaagctaattggtGTGAAGAACTAGTTTCCTAGCCTGCTTTCTTCCTCTGTCTTTGTAAAAAGTTCTCGAAACCTTCATTATCAACAACTTTTTGTTCACTACTTGTGTTCTCGGGCAGTGAGATCACGTATTTCTACGATTTGCATATTTGATACTCACTTCAGTCGATTCATCTTCCCCAAAATTATGACCATTAGTTGCCTGGAAGCAAAAAATAACTCTTCCTAGAAGAGTTACGTTGGATTACTACTTCGAGAAAAAGTTCAAatctttttcaagaaacaagGTTTTTCAAGACAAGTTTAGTGCACTCGTGCAGAATCTCTATCAGAGTGGAGAAACGACTCTTCTGGGAAGAGTTGCGCTGGATGACTATTGATTTAGGGAAAAGTCCAAGTCTTTTTCAGAAAGTAAGGTTCTTCGAGAAAATTTTAGCGCGCAAAATCTCTATCAAAGCGAAAAAACAACTATTCTAGGAAGAGTTGTGCTAGATGACTATTGCTTTGGGGAAAAGTCCAAGCCTTTTTCAAGAAGCAAGGTTCTTTAGGAAGAGTTCAACGTGCAGAATCTTTGTCAAAGTAGAGGAATAATGGGGACCTTCAAGGACCACTGACTACTTATAGACCCTCGCATCTGGTAGCTGAATTGACATGTTATCATTGCATGTGCGCCCTTTTCGGTTATTTTTTTTCGTTTTTCAAAAAGGTCTTTATGTTCCCTTTCCCTAAATAACTGTCTTGCATTCCCTTAAATCAATAAAGCCCTTATCCTTTTTCCTCTTGGACTAGGCATGCACCTAGAGTGAATCTTGGCTCATTTGGAATGACTCATTTGTCCTATTTACTCATCCTTTCAACTTTCAATCAAAGCAAAGAATGAAGAACCATTGTTATGGCATGGCCTCTAAGGAAGAGTCTTCTTGAAGCAACCAATATACTAGCAATCCTAGAAGAAGCCACCCTTTTAGAGAACCTTCTCAAGGCTGGAACATATCCCCTTTGAGAGATCATCATCCATCCATTATTCGTCTAGGATCAACTTCCCAAACCTACATATCATAGTTTCCCCTAATCGAGCTATGTTCTCGGGAGGAACCCAAGGAAGCACGTCCTCTTGTTGCACTACCCTTGCATTGCTCCGCGACAATGCAGTTCGCCTTTTCCAAGCCCCTTTCCTTCAGGAGGACCTTCCTTACCCGGGGGGAGAGGAAGGAAGGATTTCTCCTGAATGCCCTTTTTGAGCTTAACCCCGGGACAACACTGTAGACGAGGGAGACATACCACTCTTTTTTGGGAAAGAGCACCACACCCTTGCATGTGCATGTCATGTGTCCTTGTCTCTttaatgtctataaatagcccATAACTCTTCAATTTTAGGGAtaagacaaaaaaaaacaagtaaaataaGTCAAGACAAACACAAATATACGCAACTAAGCCAATATCGCTAGCAATAGCATATGCTTCCTCCATTCATTATACATCTTCCCACAAGATATCTTTACTACTACTGCATCTTGCATTTCATGAAAACCTCATCTAACTTAAGTATAGGAGGGTCTGCATGAGAGAAATCCCCACGTGCCTTTGACTGCTTTGTGTCCTGCAAATTTGCTCCTGAGACAAAAGATCTCCCAACACACCACTACATTCCTCACCCTTTTGGTTCCTCTACAACTCTCTCAACTAGCAAATTAAGCCCTTTCTAGACTAGTGAACCATCTCTTCCTTGGACAACTTCTTTTCTCTCTGAATCTTGAGAACAAGGTGGGAAAGCTGAGGGACATTCCTTATTCCTTCAACTGCTTGTTGAGTTTTCCTAAAATAAacaaatgttaattattataatcCAGCAACACCACCACCTTTATCATTGCTATCATCATCATTCTCAACACCCTTTATCtgttttttccttcctttttttttttttttttttgttgctttgccATGAGCCACTTTGTTTTTGGCTAGCCATAGTCGTTTGCCATTAATGTTGCTATGAGCCACTGTGGAACtctattttccttattttaggCTTTCCAAAGCTAGCAACCTCTATCAGCATACAACCGCCACCAACTATTTCCTTTTCCCTCAAATTTGGGTCCTCAACCACTCATCAACTTCTTGATCCAACCCTTTCgtcaatttttcttctttgcaaATGGCAATTGAATGTTGTCATTGCTATCTTGTTGCTCTATTGACAATCATTACGCCCACTGTCGCAGTACCCCTTGGAGTTCCTATTTGTTGtcctatttttgtttctctttgcCCCATTAGCGATGTCTCTCACTTTTGACCTCCttgatttctttcatttttagcCCATTTTATACCACATTTGATTGATTTCAACCCTATTGTTGTTTGTCATCTAAAAATAGAGGGAGGAAGAATAGAGAGGAAAGTTATAAACAGATAGATAAGAGCACGGAGAAAAGGAGAAACAAGAGAAATATATCCAGGGTAAAATAGttttcttacttatttttttaataataaaggagtatttgtatttcttttctttgtcattACTTGCAATTTACCATGTAAATTATATAACAAActttttctctataattttctctttcattGAGCAAGAGATTGAgtacttaatttctttttagaagataaaatatttatagcaTCACTTCATTGAGCAtggttagaaaaaaaaaaaagaagaaaaacttcATTGGGCATTTGGGCGTAAAATAACGGCCAGGATTCGTCTCCAAAGTtctaattttggattattttttaattaacagAGTACTCCTCAATCAATGTCTTCGTGTATTAAGAAAATAATCTATTTTCGTCCCCCCCAAAATTTCACATAATAATAGTCTATGCACAAATAATTGCACAAGGATATTATTTAGAAGGACACCACAAATGGCTGTCGAGTGTAcattttactaaaatttttgCATGAAGAACAAAGTGACatcatgtttatattttataataaacatgttttctaatagatttttttctttagaaaatattattttatcaaaatataaaatagtcgaaagtgctaaaataataaaattaccctcgaaaaatatttttgcttCTCTTCTATAATCGTCTCCTCTCACACCCTTCCCATGATCGCCTTGTCCTCTTTGCTTCTTGTCAAGTGTCGCTACATCGTCTCACAACCTTCTTACGATCGCTTAAGTCGACTCATGATAAAGCCCAATGACTTTATTCGAGATGACTACATTAGGCTTCATCTGGGATGGACTTCATCCCAAATGAAGCTCGATTGGGCCTCATTTGAGGAAGTTTGATGCTATATTACACGAAAACGCCTCATAGAAACTGTTTTctcattttagaaatattttcaaaatattttttattctcgtttcgaatcttatttatatatatatttttaaaaaaatacctatttttatgtttccgtgcaacatcgGTTCGACTAGTCATGCTGTACTTCATCCACCATGAGGATGCGATCTCCACGTTTGTAAATCATCAACGTGCATTATTAAACAcctctctcgctctccctctcAGGTGCATCTGCTCTACCGAACCGTCAAGGCCTCAACCAGATAGACTCCCTCTTCTCTAATCTTCTTGCTCGTTTTCTTCTGGACCCAATTCTGAAAGGTACTCACTGTACGAGCCTCACTATACAGCGAAAACCAAGTGTTTCCCctctttcatttcttctctctAACCTGCACAAATTCGAAGGGGAGAGGGACCGAGAGTTGGGCACGATGAGTTTCAGGGAGGAGACTGAAGAAGCCAGGGATCTGAAGAAGCCATTTCTTCACACCGGAAGTTGGTACAAACTGGGATCGAGGCAGTCCAGTATGATGAGCTCGTCTCAGGGGATTCGCGACCGCTCCATCTCCGTTGTCGCCTGCGTTCTCATCGTCGCCTTGGGCCCTATCCAGTTTGGTTTCACTGTAAGCCCaacttttctttcaatttgttttTCACAGTTTTCTTAGCAGTCAAACAGAGCTTCGTAATTCCATGGCTTAGTGATGATTTCTGTCTTCTTTCAGAATGGGTATTCTTCGCCTACGCAATCGGCCATCACCGAGGATTTAGGACTTTCAGTATCCGCGGTAAGGATACATTTCTactgcttttatttttttattaaaataatgaaacaaatatTTAGCAAAAAGAGGTAGTGGAAGATGGAGAAAAAATACGTAGATTTGATATTAATTATGTAGGCACTATACatagaaaagaatgaaaagttGGAATTCATGAAGTGGATGTAGTCGACTCTATGTAATGGGATAAAAACTTGGTCTTTTAATGTTGCCATTTTATTTCTTTCGTATTTGTTTCACTGTGACTAGTGATTGCTAATTCTAGTTATTGGTTAGTTCTCTCTGTTCGGTTCTTTATCAAACGTGGGTGCAATGGTTGGGGCAACAGCCAGTGGTCAGATTGCAGAGTACATTGGGCGAAAAGGGGTATACTGTTCAACTGATTCTCGCAGTAATTAAGTCTTGTTAATGAACTCGTTCTGATGATTAAgtcctcttttctctttttctgttAAATTGCAGTCTCTGATGATAGCATCCATCCCAAATGTTATTGGTTGGCTTTGCATTTCATTTGCTAAAGTGAGTTCTTCTAATGATCTTGTAACTAGAACAGCCAGAGTTTTTTACAAGATGTTATTATGAACCTCGACTAACTGATAAAGCTTCGTGTTTGAGTAGGATTCTTCTTTTCTGTATATGGGAAGATTGTTGGAAGGATTTGGTGTAGGAATAATCTCTTACACGGTGAGCATTTGGTGCTTATTTGCTCCTTCCTAAATGAATTTGTCTGTGAGAATTACATATCATAGAAAATTGATACTTTTATTTCCTTAACCATAGGTTCCTGTATATATTGCTGAAATATCACCTCACAACATGAGAGGGGCGTTAGGTTCAGTTAATCAGGTTGGGTTACTCTCTGAGTTGTTATTCTCATACTCTATGCACTTACCAAAACCACTGATTTTAcccattttttccctttctatTTTTGGTGTTTAGCTCTCAGTCACAATTGGAATAATGCTGGCTTACTTGCTGGGTCTTTTTGTAAATTGGAGAGTGCTGGCAGTTCTGGGTAAAGCACTCGCTTTCGTGTCTTGGCAACTATCCAGTATATTCATGCTGTTTTATTAATTCCTTCTAATTTGTTTCCAATGTGTTTGTTTGGTGACTAAAATCTCTCTGAATAACCTGAAACATTGTATTTAACAAAATAGGACTTTTGCTTATCTTAATTTACTTCATTGATGTTAATGAACAGTGGTTCACTTAAAGATGCTCATGTCAAGCAATCTTGCTTTCCCCACTTTGGGTGCATGTATTGCCACTTACCATTTAGCTTATATACAACCCTCACCTGGCATGGCTAAGCTCTTTAAAACTCAATACTGTGGACTGCCATGTGGAACTTTGGGTTGTCAGAGTTATGGCTAAGACAACAACGTGAGCTAGTTTGTTGGGCTAGCAGGGCCTCTCTTTGGAAGGAACTAACTCGGCCTCACGAGAGGAATGAACATGATTCCTTAACTCAAAGTAGAGCCATAAGGTAATTTCCTCCGCTCACTCGTAATATACCCTTTGTACTCTTCTAGCAGCAAAGCTGAGGAACTACCTGAGAACAACCTGCCTTGCTAAAAGATGCTTTCTTATATTCCCAGACCTGAGTAGGAGATGTTTCCCTCTGAATTGGATCCCCTTGCCCAAGTTCACTTCATCAATCATGACACTTTGCTAGCCCTGGATTGGAGGCTAAAGTCAACGGTTTCATTAGTGATCTTGCCCCCTTTCCCTTCTGGGAGAAGAGGAGTCCATGTCCTGACCAATCACGAACGGCTTCTACAATATTTTGCACCATATGATTGTGGGTAAGGTGGCTTCATTGGTTGTAGGTCTGTAAGTCAACCATCCACCTGCACCGCAGCCCGATGACTAGGAGCCACCTGCACTCAAGTCACTTCCGTATTGGGACAATGCAACTCTGTCAGCTGGGCCCCAATAAACTATTAAAGAGGCCTTACATGTCATCATAAGGAATTTAGGCCTTaaacccccctcccccaacccccaaataaataaattaaacaaaaaggactcctctctctctctctctctctctctctctccccctttttgtctcAGATGATTTTTCATCACAATGCTTATCATTACTTCCTAGAGGACTTTGTACGTGCCACTCTAAATGCATACCATGAACATTGTTATCCATTTGCAAGATGGTTGTTTCAAAAAGTACTTTTTTGGGGGCTTATGGATTTCCTTATcataattctaatattttatggAAGGAGAACTGTTAAAGTTATAAATGGTTCAATTACTAAATAGGGTTTGTCTAATTACATTGCATGCCATTACACCTGAAACTAGTTTAAACTCTGGTAAATCTAGTCAAGAGATGATCTAGTGACCCATATCATTGAAATGCTTGCAAAGAAAAAGCATAGGGGTTATCCACATCAAGTTCATTGAAAATGAATGGATGTTTCAACTTCAGTTAAACACCTGCAACATTAATTTTCCTATGCCCAGCTTCACACAGTTAGCTTTCATGTAATTGCCAAAGCATGATGCACATTTTCCCTTTAATGGAAAGAATTATTGTTGACTATCTTAAATGTGCATCTCAAGGTTACCAGGATTTCCATTATTTATTTCAGGAATATTGCCATGCCTTGTATTGATGCCCGGCCTTTTTTTCATTCCTGAATCCCCTAGGTGGCTGGTAAGCTTCAAGGAGCAACAGGGTTTTTCTTCCTGGTTGGATATTTAGTTAGTCACTGAAACAAATTTCTTTGCTGAATCCAGGCAAAAATGGGAAAGACAGAAGATTTTGAAGCTTCTTTGCAAGTGCTCCGGGGGTTTGAAGCCGACATTTCTGTTGAAGTAAATGAAATCAAGGTAAAAGCatcactttttatatttttgttaagctGTGGGCTTGAGGTATTTCCCACCATTGAAGGGAGAGTTTGAGGTCCAATGTCTAGTTTACATCAAAATGGTGCCCATCTTGCCAAATGACTAAAAACAAAGGATTGAAGTATTACTGACTCAAATTACTTCTAACTGCTAAAGTATCCATGCTGCTTCTAAGTTATTGATAAACAATAGCCTGTTACAAGTTCATGATTAATCATTCATTATCTTTATGTCTTTGTATGCCTATATTTTGCAATTATGTATTCCTAGTTTGCACTTTacttatttcttatttgaacaCACTTGTGTTGtgcttaattttatattttcacctagtgagattaaggtttttgatgatgatgatggtggaaAGCATTTTCCTTGTGTAGAGATCAGTAGCATCAGCTAGCAGAAGAACTACAATACGTTTCTCAGATCTCAAACAAAGAAGATACTGGCTTCCTCTTATGGTATTGTCTGTCACTAGAAAGttcagttttcttattttttcttctgcacttgtttcttcttgaatGTGACAAATTACTGCTTCTGAcctttatttttcctattaCCTGATACACTGCAGATAGGAATTGGATTACTGATCCTGCAACAGTTGACTGGAATTAATGGTGTTCTCTTCTATTCCAGTACCATTTTTGAATCTGCGGGTGAGTACTAACTGGATTGCCATGTTACCATTTGTTCTCTGGGATTGTCTTCCAAAGTCACTGAAGTATCATTCATCTGAGTCTGGTTTCATGCTTGCTTTTCAGCACTTGGAAGTTGGAACTGTCACATGATTAGTTGTTCCTCATAGAGGCAGCCAGGCCACTGAGACTGCAATCCTAGGCCTTGTTTGAAATTTCCGTGgatttcatttttctatttccATTCAAAATATTGGAAAAAGAAACAGGAACACTGTTTGATTAggagttttatttttgaataaccAAAACgtatttccatttttttccagGAAAAAAAGAACACACTAAatcattttgtttgtttatattgAAAATGCCAGTTGTTTCCTGGCTGAACATATGTGCCCAGCTTGTGGTCACCAGCTTGAATCTTGGCCAAAGCAAAATAAGGCTTTGTTGGTGTCTCCAATCACTGCCATATAAGGTGTAATTGCTGGAGGCTCCAGCAAAAacatctttatcttcttcttttgctccTCTTTTTGCTCTAACTGCTGAAGATAGCCAAGTCTGTAGAAGTCTTTGTTGCTTGAGCCTTctttgcctcttttttttttttttttatagaaaaactAAGTATAACTAATAATATAAGAATGTATCCTGTGCACGAGGCTTCTCACTATGAGTCAAGGGAgggttttatttatataaagcTTTCCCCTTGCTTTTTTGGCGAAGAGAATGTTTCCATAACTTGAATCCATGATCTTGCAATTACAAAGGAATAACTTTActgttgctaccaaggcttTCCTTCATAATGCATACCCAATTTTGAAATTAGATATTTCATTTCCAATTTTGGAAACTGATTTGTTACACTTgtatttcttataaaatatataaacaaaatttttatctaGGGTAAATTCTCTTGATACCCCTAAGGTTTGGCAAAAAGGCAGAAAGTACCCCTGTGCCTTTTACCTTCTAACCTAGTTGTTACGGTAGTGAAGTAACAATAGGATTGCACTCCTAATTTAGATGGAATTAGGAAGATGCAATCTGTTATGCAGAGGAAAACAGAGAgaatgaagagagaaagagagagagagaaagacagtAGAGAGAGAATTCAGAATTGCTATTGATCTTTGTTACCATTCCAAGAGGGGCTTGGAGGTGATATATTCAGTGGGATGGTCACTGCCACAGGCAATCCGTTCCTTTCCAACGGCTGTAACAAtatattttgtcctattctagccccTTTACACATGGGCAATCCTTGGCGAACAAACTGCTATCAACTATTCTAGAAATTACAGTAGTAACTAGGAAATCCAAGCAGTAAAATAAGGCTACGAATTACAGCatgatgaaaaaattaaaattgatgcTACTAAGGAGTGTTGTCGTGACACTAGTCCAGGGAGGTTGGGTTCCATTGGAATCCAGCAGTTGAGGAAATAGAGAGAGGTAGGTAGGTTTGCACCTTATCCATAGCCGATCATCTTCTCTAGCAACAACTATGGTGGCAGTGGAATTTACTCTTTTATCTAATATGGCTCTATGttctgttttcaaaattttgaaaacaaataacGTTATCAAATAGGGTAATGCTAAGGCATGCCTTGGGGCACCCATTAAGAAGTATTTGATACAGTTAAAATGAACTTTTTTCACacaattgttttaaaaatatatttaatgtaaAAATTACATCAATAATGTGTATTTGTTATACTTCTTCTCACCATGATAAGGGTAATTAAATCATGTGAATACACATTAATTTAGACAAGACTTCATCATTAAATGCATTTTAATTGACTACCTGTACCCCTGGGGCACTTGTTAGCATTACACATTCAtgttcagttttcattttcctaAAATGAAAGTTGAACATAAAACTAGAAGCAAACCCATAAATTAAGCAGTGTTATCAAGTGGGCccttagaaatatttagttggACCTTGAAAAGTTTGAGGCAAAGTAAGCCTAAAAAAAGGTTTGTAGCAAACTTGAAGGAACTGCTAGTTGCATGTTGATATTCTCTGAACAAGAACTACcattttggtttggttttatgtGTAAGttaattgtttttcatcattaatacATTGATTTTGACAAGGTAAAAATAGTAATACTGATAATTGAGTTAAAAGATAGATGGTTTagtttcctttaattttttgatCAGGGATTTCATCAAGTAATGTTGCAACATTTGGACTTGGGGCTGTTCAGGTATGGCTTGAAGAATCACTTGTAACAGATTTTCTTCCATACAAttcaaatactattttttttgcCCCCTAAAGTCATCAACAAGATTTTATGCAATATCTAGGTTGTTGCAACTGGTGTCGCTACATGGTTGGTTGATAAAACAGGCCGCAGAATTTTACTCATTGTGAGtttgagaaaaaaatcaaattttcctaGTCTGCAAGTTAAAATATTGTCATTTGACCTAAATGAAGTGGAATGTTTGACTTCTTGTTGCAGATCTCCTCCTCTGGGCTGGTCATTAGCCTCCTAGTTGTTGCAGTTTCATTCTTTATAAAGGTAGGATAGCCGTGGATTTTGTCAATTTCTAGTTTCTCGTAATTGTAAATTGTGTGCAAATATTCTGTTTCTTCTTATAtcataacttttttattttattttgttttatttttctttttttcttccattttaatGTCAGGATTTTGTATCAAATGATTCTACGCTTTATACCATATTGGGCATCTTAGCAGTAGTTGGTGTCTTGGTATGTATTTCTGACTGTCATGCCATCAAAATTGATCCTGGCTGAACATGTCATTTGAGTTCTTTGGTTAGTCTTAACGTTGTtaacttctcttctttttttttttttcactttttcagGGAATGACAATTGCATTTTCTCTTGGAATGGGGCCAATTCCATGGGTCATAATGTCTGAGGTACCCAATATATGACCTATCTTGTAATTACATTTTTTGCTCTGTCAAAGCTGCTGAAATATATAACTGAAACAACAGCTTGTTGGtgttaaatatttgttttgtcctttttctttacttttttaacGTCAAAGGAACATAACATTAAACACTTCAGCCTCCAGTGTTCAGAGAATCCCttaagaagaaggagaaagcaTTTGAAACCATAGGTATTAAAACTGGGCCTGTCATTGAACTGACCAGGTAACTAGTTCACTGGTTCAACTGGTGGTTTAGTAGTCGAACCGCTGgttcaaaaacttatatatataatataataatgtcATGATTCtggttatataaatatattaaaacaaTGTAAAAATGCATGAACTACTAATGGAATGTGCAAATTTCATGATTACAACCTCTTTTTTCTTGCTACAAgctaattaaaaatagaaaaattaactaAGATGTCCATATTGCATCATCATAATACATGCAAATAGAGTTTGATACAAGTAATTGGTGATGGAGGCAAAACTATGACCTTATGGAGGTGTCTTTTATAAAGAAAGAGGCTAGAGGTTTGAAGTAAAGAGTTGCACTTAGCCAAGAGATTGGGgattttaacaaaatggagtCAGATtgtttaaatcttaattttttgtgttttttttccaGATAGACTAATTTTTCCATCtgttaaagaaaaaagatcTCTGAAAATTATGGGTATTCAAtacttcaaataaaaattagtattaGCCAGTTTTGTGTGGATGGGTAAAAGCTGCAAGTTTTGACCAGTTTATACACatctctgatttttttttttttctttttctcaaaccAGACTGACTTGGTGATGCGGTCTGGTTGGTCTAATTGGCTGGTTTGGTCTGGTTTCAATAACATGTTTGAAACTGTTGATATCTTTGGGCCTGTGTTTATACATTCATTGTTGTAGAATCATGTATACAATTTTCATacatcatattgcaatttaacttCCACCCTTTAACATGCCATTAACtcattatataaatttagaCCAAAGTGAATGTGAAAGACCATTTCATGACCAAAATTTGTGTTTATGCTCTGTGGCTTACTGCAATTTGTTATGGCCTACTTGCTTGTCTTACCTGTTTTTCCTGTTGCAGATTCTTCCAGTTAATATTAAGGGCCTTGCTGGTAGCATAGCAACATTGTCCAACTGGTTGTTTGCTTGGGTGGTTACCTTGACTGCAAACCTGCTTTTGGATTGGAGTTCAGGAGGTTTGCTTTCTATCTTTCATACGACAAATCATGTGATTATGcttgcacacacatatatggaGATGCCTGTTGtccaattttcattaattttgatCAAGATGCAatgattgataaataaaatgcaCTTGCATAAACCAGTAGAATAGTCTCACAACTCACTAGACACACGACACCAGAGGAGCTTGAGTTTTTAGTAAATGGGAGGCTCATCTTactagaaagagaaagagttCGACTTCTATTAGAGAAGCTCTCTAGGACCTCTAGGATACTCGATGTTCTCTAGTGTCATTTGGTCGAATGAGGCCTCCCCCTTGTACAGGCTTTCTACCTCATAACATTCGATGGATATCTATTACAATGATCTCCAGGATCACAACCTGAAAGCAACTTTTGCTTTCAATGAAAATGCTTTTCAATTTTGGCTAAataccacaaaaaaaaagaagcttaTAGAAGCGCTTTTTATCtacaagaaaatgaattctGACTCCTCACCGCACGGGCTATAGTGATATGCAGATGCAGTGGtacataatttcaaattttcagtGTCATTTTGATGTTGTGGCCTTGATTTGTATAATTGGCCTTCATCTTTGACAGGAACGTTTACCATTTACATGGTTTTGTGCGGTTTTACATTGGCATTTGTGGCTATCTGGGTGCCTGAGACCAAGGGAAGGACTCTGGAAGAAATCCAGAGGTCCTTCAGATGATCCATCGTTTCTTGCTTGCCGcctctattttttttgttgtgtttttcCTCTTCCCCTTTGAGTTTTGGAGGAGCTGTCgggtttattttatgtttgagcAGCACACACTGCAGAGGTGCAACTGTGTTATGTAGTGTTGTATTTTCAAGctgtttttgttgtttcaatcaaattcattaaatgtAACTATTACGGTACAATTGTTCAATAAGTTTACGTGGGCTTAGGC from Diospyros lotus cultivar Yz01 chromosome 4, ASM1463336v1, whole genome shotgun sequence includes the following:
- the LOC127800225 gene encoding sugar transporter ERD6-like 6 codes for the protein MSFREETEEARDLKKPFLHTGSWYKLGSRQSSMMSSSQGIRDRSISVVACVLIVALGPIQFGFTNGYSSPTQSAITEDLGLSVSAFSLFGSLSNVGAMVGATASGQIAEYIGRKGSLMIASIPNVIGWLCISFAKDSSFLYMGRLLEGFGVGIISYTVPVYIAEISPHNMRGALGSVNQLSVTIGIMLAYLLGLFVNWRVLAVLGILPCLVLMPGLFFIPESPRWLAKMGKTEDFEASLQVLRGFEADISVEVNEIKRSVASASRRTTIRFSDLKQRRYWLPLMIGIGLLILQQLTGINGVLFYSSTIFESAGISSSNVATFGLGAVQVVATGVATWLVDKTGRRILLIISSSGLVISLLVVAVSFFIKDFVSNDSTLYTILGILAVVGVLGMTIAFSLGMGPIPWVIMSEILPVNIKGLAGSIATLSNWLFAWVVTLTANLLLDWSSGGTFTIYMVLCGFTLAFVAIWVPETKGRTLEEIQRSFR